From the Kiritimatiellia bacterium genome, the window TCGGCCTGCGGATTTTTACGGTCTACGGGCCGTGGGGCCGCCCCGACATGGCCGTCTGGCTGTTTACCGAGGCCATCCTGCGCGGGAAAAAAATCAGGGTTTTCAACCGCGGCCGTATGCGCCGCGATTTTACTTACGTGGACGACGTGGTCAGCGGCATCCGCGCCGCGCTCTTTGGAAAAAATCTGCCCCGAAACGAAGTGTACAACCTGGGCAATCACCGCTCGGAAAAACTCAAGGACTTTATCAGAATAATTTCAGATTGCCTGGGAATCAAGCCGCGGATGGAATTGCTCCCGCTCCAGCCCGGCGACGTGAAAGAGACCTACGCGGATATCGGCAAGGCGCGGCGCGACCTTGGATTCCGGCCGAAGACCGCCCTCTCCGAGGGGATTCCCCGTTTTGTCAATTGGTATTGCGCGTATAAAAAAAACGGATCATGGTGAAGTCTGCTTGTTGTTTATGAGACATTTAAGGGATGTGTTGACGGGGGCCGATCTTCTTCTGCGTCTTACGGCGCACGATTTGCGCAACCGCTGCCTGGGTTCCACGCTCGGATTCGTCTGGGCCTTTATCCAGCCGTTCGTGATGACAATCATCCTGTGGTGCGTGGTCGGCATCGCGCTCCGGGCGCCCGCCGTGCGCGGCGTTCCCTTCATCGTCTGGCTGCTGGCGGGCATGAGCGCCTGGTCGTTTTTTTCGGAAGCGTTGAACCAGGCCGCGAATGTTTTTTATGAATACGCTTTCCTCGTCAAAAAAGTCAATTTCAGGCTGTTTTTCCTGCCCCTGATGAAAATTGCCGCGGCCCTGGCGGTGCATTTCGTCTTTCTGCTGATTGTCGCCGTGGTTCTGATTGCCGGCCGCGTGCCTGTTTCCTGGAACTGGCTGGCGGTGTTTTATTATCTTTTTTCCGCCGCCATGCTGCTGGCCGGCTTAAGCTACGTTACCGCCGCGCTCAATGTTTTTCTGCGGGATATCGGGCACATTGTCAATATCGCGCTCCAATTCGGTTTCTGGCTGACGCCGGTTTTCTGGGATTTCGCCATGTTCCCTCTCCAGGGGCATTCCCTGCTGGTGAAAATCCTCCGCCTCAATCCGCTGGTCTACGTGGTGGAGGGTTATCGGAACAGCCTCCTTTTCAGCGCGCCGTTTGCCGCGGGCTGGCGCGCGACGGTTTATTTCTGGCTGTTCACGCTTTTAACGCTGGCGCTGGGCCGGCTCGTTTTCCGCAAGTTAAGGCCGCATTTCGCCGATGTCCTGTAAAGCCCCGGGCATGGCATTGATGAGAGCGCCGATTCCAAAGTCAAAATTAACGCAATAATCAAGAGGAGGATACGTTGATGAACAGGGATTCCTATTCGTTCTTGAAAACACTCATGCAGCAGCCTTCGCCGTCCGGTTTTGAAGTGCCGGCCCAGAAAATCGTCCGCCAGCGCATGAAATCTTTCGCCGACCGGGTAACTACCGACGTGCACGGCAACCTCATCGGGGTTTTGAACGAGAAGGCCCCCATGAAAATCATGCTGGCCGGCCACGTTGACGAAATAGGGCTCATGGTCACGCACATTGACAACAGCGGGTATCTCTACTTCGCGGCCATCGGCGGCTTTGATCCGGCGGTGCTGGTCAGCCAGCGGGTTTGCGTGCTGGCCTCCAAAGGCGCGGTGCGCGGGGTGGTGGGCCGCAAACCGATTCATCTCATGGACCAGGCGGACCGCGGCAAGGAAATCAAGGTGAGCGATCTCTGGATTGATATCGGCGCCAAAGACAAGAAGGACGCCCTCAAGGTTGTGGCCGTCGGCGACCCGGTCGTCGTTGTCCCGGATTTTATTGAACTGCGCAATAACCTTGTGTCCTCGCGCGCTTTTGACGACCGCGCCGGCGCCTGGGTGGTAACCGAGGTCTTGCGCGCCCTTTCCGGCAAAAAAATCAAGGTGGCCGTCTATGCCGTTTCAACCGTCCAGGAGGAAGTCGGTCTGCGCGGCGCCGTTACCAGCGCGTATTCCGTCAAGCCCGACGCCGGCATAGCCGTGGACGTGGGGTTTGCCTCCGATTTTCCGGCGGGTGAGCCGAAAAAAACCGGCGAAATATCTCTTGGCAAGGGTCCCATTCTGCACACGGGCGCGAACATCAACCCGGTCCTGGGCAAAATGCTTTGCGATACCGCCCGGGAAAAGAGGATCAAATATCAGATGCAGGCCGAGCCGCGGGCGACCGGCACCGACGCCAACGCCATCCAGCTTGCGCGCGGCGGCAGCGCCACGGCGCTGGTCAGCATCCCGAACCGTTACATGCACACTTCCGTGGAAGTGGTTTCGCTGAATGACCTTGAAGCGTCCGTGGCCCTTATTGCCGGAACCATTGCGGCGATGTCGGGGCGGGAAAACTTCATTCCGGGCTGAAAAATAAAACCGTCCTTTTTGCCGGCGACAAAAATATTCCTCGCTTGCGCGCTTATTCCGCGCCGCGTTCCTTTTGCCATCGTTCGCGCGCCTTGTAATCAACGGCGTGGTATTTGTTCATGCCGTAGGGGAAATCGTGTGGTTTGTAATTTTTGAGCCAGCCGTGGTGCAGGCCGTAGGCGAGCGGATGCTGTTCAAATATCCAGGGGCAATCCTCCGCGACAATCGCGGCCATCTGCTGATAGAGCCGGGTGCGCCCCGGGCAATCGGACATGACGCGCGCTTTTTCATAGAGCGCGTCAAATTCCCGGTTGCGGTAATTGCAATGATTTGGTCCGGGCGAATGGTTCGGACTGTAAAAAAGCTGGAGGAAATTCTCGGCGTCCGGATAATCGGCCACCCAGCCCAGGCGGAACATCTGGGCCTGGCGGCGTTCAATCCGCGCCAGGAAAGTCGGCCAGTTGTTGTAAACCGGAACGATCTGCACGCCGATTTTTTCCATGAAGGCCGAAAATAATTCCACGGCGGCCCTTATTTCCGGGTCGTTCGGGTTGCCGATATCCAAGCTCAATTTCAGGCGCCGGCCGGTGGCCGGGTCCTTGCCGCCGGGATAACCGGCCCGGGCGAGCAGTTCGCGGGCACGATCCGGATTGAACGGGTAGGGGGAGGACTGATTTTCAAAACCGGCAATGCCCGGCGGCACCGGGCCGGCGGCGCGGATGACCCGGTGATTGTAAAAACGGACATATTCTTCGGTGTTAAACGCGCAGGACAAGGCCTGGCGCAGCGGCTTGTTTGCTCCGACGACCGGGTCGTCCATGTTGAATCCGATATAATATGTTTCCATGACGGGCGTGCTGAACATTTGAATGCCCAAGCCGGCCAGCTCGTTTTTCAGAGTTTTTTCCGAGGTGATCACCGCGTCCCAGTTGTCGCGCGAAATGCCGGAAGACTCAATCTCTCCCTTCAGAAACATAAACCATAAGGTGGTTGAATCGCCGACGACGTACTGGACGATTCGGTCAATGAAGGGAATCGGCTGGCCGGCGTCGGCCAGCAGTCCCGCCGCGGCGTCCCCCGCGGCGCCTTCGTCCGGATAGCGCTCCCTCCTTCCGGTTTCCGCCCATTTCGGATTGCGCACAAATTCAATGCGGTAATTCCTGGTCCACGACTTGAGGCGGTAAGGTCCGGTGCCGACCGGGTGGTTGACAAATTCGCGGCCGTAATATTCAACCGCCTCGCGCGGCACGGCAAAGGAATAGTGCATGGTAAGAATCCAGAGCAGTTGGGGGTAGGGGCGTTTCAGGCGGAAACGCAGCGTGTAGCGGTCAACGGCGGCCAGTCCTTCAACCGCCCGGTCGTAATCGGTCGGATTTTCGCCCGCGGATGCGGCGCGGAATTCATCCAAACCGGCGATGCGCTCGTGAAAGGCCCAATAACCGGTTGCGCCGGTCTTCATATCCGCGACGCGCTTGATTGAATAGACGAAATCTTCGGCCGTAAGCTCGCGGCCCTTGCCGCCGGCGGCGAAACAGGGATCGTCCTGGAAAAAAACGCCTTTCCTTATAGCGAAGGTATAAGTCAGTCCGTCGGGGGAAACATCGGGCATTTTTTCACAGAGGCACGGCTCAACCCGGTAGGGGCGCGCAAGGTAGGCGTATTGCAGCAGGCCTTCGTAAACCCGGCTGATCGCCAGCGAAGCGGCCACGTCTCCGGCCGTAACCGGATCAAACCCGCGGATGCGGACGGCGGAGCCGTAGAGGGTGTTGGGATTTTCCGCGGAACCCTTATCGGCGGCCGGGGAAAGAATAACCAGAAATACAAAAATGATAAAAACCAAGGCCGCTGCGCGCGCCGTTACCGGCGCGGCGGCCTTTTGCGGCCGGTTTGTGAAATGCGGAGTACGCTTCACGAGGCAAAAATGCGAACAGTTTACGGCGCGGCCTGCGTTGGCGCCGCGTTGGGTGGTAATACCGGTGCGGCCGGCATGGCCGGGCTTTGGGAAACGGGGGCTGGCATTTCAACCGGCGCCGGCAGCGGGGCGGCCTCAAGCATGGAATGGCGGGGCGCCCGGGAATAAATCATTGCCAGGACAACGGTGTTCAGAATAAAAATCGTTCCCAACCAGATGGTGGCTTTGACGAGCACGTTGCTGGCGCGGGCGCCGAAAATTGATTCGCCCATCTCGGCGCCGAAAGCCATGCCGAGCCCCTCGCTCTTGGATTTTTGCAGCAGAATCAAAGCGATGATCAGAAAACTGCAGATTGTTTCAACGGCGATCAGGAGTATTTTAAAGGCAAGCATGATGTTTTTCTCCGGTGTCAGATTTCCTGCGGCAGGGCGGCGTTGACGATTGCGGCGAACGCTTCCGCTTCCAGCGCGGCGCCGCCGATCAGCCCGCCGTCAATGTCCGGCTGGGAGAAGAGCTCCGCGGCGTTGGCCGGCTTGACGCTGCCGCCGTACAGAATGCGGATGGATGCGACTGTTTTTTCATCGGCCTGCGACAGGGCAAGCCGGCGGATGAGCTGGTGAACTTCCTGCGCCTGCTGGGGGGTGGCGGTCATGCCGGTGCCGATGGCCCAGACCGGCTCGTAGGCTATAATCAGATTGTTGAATCCGGCCGCATCCAGGTCCCGCAGGCTCGTTTGAAACTGTTTCCGGATTGTCTCTTCCATCTTGCCGGCCTGGCGTTGTTCCAGCGTTTCCCCGAGGCAGACAATGGGATGCAGGTTGGCCTGCAGGGCGGCTTTGAGCTTGCGGTTGACGATTTCATCGGTTTCGCCGAACAGCGCCCGCCGCTCGCTGTGGCCGAGAATGACATAATGGCAGTACATGTCCCGCAGCATGGCCGCCGAAACTTCTCCGGTAAATGCCCCCCTCTTTTCCCAGTGCATGTTCTGGGCGCCGAGCCCGATGTTTGTTCCCGAGATGACGCCCCCGACGGCGGCCAGCGCGGTGAAGGGCGGACAGAGCACAACGTCAACGCCCTTGATGTTTGCCAGCAGGCGGACGACGTCTTTCGCCAGCGCGATTGATTCGGCGGCCGTGTTGTTCATTTTCCAGTTCCCAGCCACGAATGGTTTCCGGTATGCCATGGTTGTATTA encodes:
- a CDS encoding ABC transporter permease produces the protein MRHLRDVLTGADLLLRLTAHDLRNRCLGSTLGFVWAFIQPFVMTIILWCVVGIALRAPAVRGVPFIVWLLAGMSAWSFFSEALNQAANVFYEYAFLVKKVNFRLFFLPLMKIAAALAVHFVFLLIVAVVLIAGRVPVSWNWLAVFYYLFSAAMLLAGLSYVTAALNVFLRDIGHIVNIALQFGFWLTPVFWDFAMFPLQGHSLLVKILRLNPLVYVVEGYRNSLLFSAPFAAGWRATVYFWLFTLLTLALGRLVFRKLRPHFADVL
- a CDS encoding M42 family metallopeptidase; the protein is MNRDSYSFLKTLMQQPSPSGFEVPAQKIVRQRMKSFADRVTTDVHGNLIGVLNEKAPMKIMLAGHVDEIGLMVTHIDNSGYLYFAAIGGFDPAVLVSQRVCVLASKGAVRGVVGRKPIHLMDQADRGKEIKVSDLWIDIGAKDKKDALKVVAVGDPVVVVPDFIELRNNLVSSRAFDDRAGAWVVTEVLRALSGKKIKVAVYAVSTVQEEVGLRGAVTSAYSVKPDAGIAVDVGFASDFPAGEPKKTGEISLGKGPILHTGANINPVLGKMLCDTAREKRIKYQMQAEPRATGTDANAIQLARGGSATALVSIPNRYMHTSVEVVSLNDLEASVALIAGTIAAMSGRENFIPG
- a CDS encoding ABC transporter substrate-binding protein, with product MKRTPHFTNRPQKAAAPVTARAAALVFIIFVFLVILSPAADKGSAENPNTLYGSAVRIRGFDPVTAGDVAASLAISRVYEGLLQYAYLARPYRVEPCLCEKMPDVSPDGLTYTFAIRKGVFFQDDPCFAAGGKGRELTAEDFVYSIKRVADMKTGATGYWAFHERIAGLDEFRAASAGENPTDYDRAVEGLAAVDRYTLRFRLKRPYPQLLWILTMHYSFAVPREAVEYYGREFVNHPVGTGPYRLKSWTRNYRIEFVRNPKWAETGRRERYPDEGAAGDAAAGLLADAGQPIPFIDRIVQYVVGDSTTLWFMFLKGEIESSGISRDNWDAVITSEKTLKNELAGLGIQMFSTPVMETYYIGFNMDDPVVGANKPLRQALSCAFNTEEYVRFYNHRVIRAAGPVPPGIAGFENQSSPYPFNPDRARELLARAGYPGGKDPATGRRLKLSLDIGNPNDPEIRAAVELFSAFMEKIGVQIVPVYNNWPTFLARIERRQAQMFRLGWVADYPDAENFLQLFYSPNHSPGPNHCNYRNREFDALYEKARVMSDCPGRTRLYQQMAAIVAEDCPWIFEQHPLAYGLHHGWLKNYKPHDFPYGMNKYHAVDYKARERWQKERGAE
- the secG gene encoding preprotein translocase subunit SecG, giving the protein MLAFKILLIAVETICSFLIIALILLQKSKSEGLGMAFGAEMGESIFGARASNVLVKATIWLGTIFILNTVVLAMIYSRAPRHSMLEAAPLPAPVEMPAPVSQSPAMPAAPVLPPNAAPTQAAP
- the tpiA gene encoding triose-phosphate isomerase produces the protein MNNNTTMAYRKPFVAGNWKMNNTAAESIALAKDVVRLLANIKGVDVVLCPPFTALAAVGGVISGTNIGLGAQNMHWEKRGAFTGEVSAAMLRDMYCHYVILGHSERRALFGETDEIVNRKLKAALQANLHPIVCLGETLEQRQAGKMEETIRKQFQTSLRDLDAAGFNNLIIAYEPVWAIGTGMTATPQQAQEVHQLIRRLALSQADEKTVASIRILYGGSVKPANAAELFSQPDIDGGLIGGAALEAEAFAAIVNAALPQEI